From Populus trichocarpa isolate Nisqually-1 chromosome 19, P.trichocarpa_v4.1, whole genome shotgun sequence, a single genomic window includes:
- the LOC18108273 gene encoding uncharacterized protein LOC18108273 isoform X2, protein MVLLALIWFDPAQLLLRQVWVCWAPLPTLLPKNNYWLRSALMMTLVRMNGLISLDRIIALTPVIALPQLLVVEGDPLTPTHVGLCFLQLLLRLSLPFTLKLAPPPLLEQMFARTVELLQFPLLVSPQFSRLSFL, encoded by the exons ATGGTCCTCTTAGCCTTAATCTGGTTCGATCCTGCCCAACTTCTGCTAAGGCAGGTCTGGGTTTGCTGGGCGCCGCTTCCGACTCTGTTGCCCAAGAACAACTATTGGTTGAGGTCTGCTCTAATGATGACTCTAGTGAGAATGAACGGCTTGATTTCTCTGGATCGGATTATAGCCTTGACTCCGGTCATAGCACTCCCCCAGCTTCTAGTAGTGGAAGGCGATCCCCTGACTCCAACCCATGTGGGGCTCTGCTTTCTTCAGCTACTCCTTCGATTGTCACTCCCATTCACACTGAAGCTGGCTCCACCCCCGTTACTGGAACAAATGTTTGCAAGGACAGTGGAGCTCCTCCAGTTTCCTCTCCTGGTATCCCCCCAG TTTAGTCGGCTCAGTTTCTTGTAG
- the LOC18108273 gene encoding uncharacterized protein LOC18108273 isoform X1, which translates to MVLLALIWFDPAQLLLRQVWVCWAPLPTLLPKNNYWLRSALMMTLVRMNGLISLDRIIALTPVIALPQLLVVEGDPLTPTHVGLCFLQLLLRLSLPFTLKLAPPPLLEQMFARTVELLQFPLLVSPQVRLLPFLQLLLGLPLPGVGVAIVAAICGLMCCAI; encoded by the exons ATGGTCCTCTTAGCCTTAATCTGGTTCGATCCTGCCCAACTTCTGCTAAGGCAGGTCTGGGTTTGCTGGGCGCCGCTTCCGACTCTGTTGCCCAAGAACAACTATTGGTTGAGGTCTGCTCTAATGATGACTCTAGTGAGAATGAACGGCTTGATTTCTCTGGATCGGATTATAGCCTTGACTCCGGTCATAGCACTCCCCCAGCTTCTAGTAGTGGAAGGCGATCCCCTGACTCCAACCCATGTGGGGCTCTGCTTTCTTCAGCTACTCCTTCGATTGTCACTCCCATTCACACTGAAGCTGGCTCCACCCCCGTTACTGGAACAAATGTTTGCAAGGACAGTGGAGCTCCTCCAGTTTCCTCTCCTGGTATCCCCCCAG GTTCGTTTGCTGCCCTTTCTTCAGCTGCTGCTGGGTTTGCCACTCCCTGGTGTTGGGGTGGCTATTGTTGCTGCTATATGCGGCCTGATGTGTTGTGCTATTTGA